A genomic stretch from Prochlorococcus marinus str. MIT 9312 includes:
- a CDS encoding DUF2103 domain-containing protein, protein MGRLVLNHSTNIEGLIPILQKLALNINIKTITPAVISRVRGRSSKLIIRLSVKTINGYKAIARKGKTAQEVFISTDLSKDELKKIIDTYNIE, encoded by the coding sequence TTGGGAAGGTTAGTATTAAATCATAGTACAAATATCGAAGGTCTAATTCCCATACTGCAAAAGTTAGCCCTTAACATAAATATCAAAACAATAACTCCTGCTGTTATATCAAGAGTAAGAGGAAGATCTTCTAAATTGATAATTAGATTGTCTGTGAAAACTATAAACGGATATAAAGCGATCGCAAGAAAGGGTAAAACAGCCCAAGAAGTTTTTATTTCTACAGACTTAAGTAAAGATGAATTAAAAAAAATTATAGATACCTATAATATTGAGTAA
- the petN gene encoding cytochrome b6-f complex subunit PetN — translation MIFQIGWAALAAIFTFSIAMVVWGRNGDGSIDI, via the coding sequence ATGATCTTTCAAATAGGATGGGCTGCATTAGCTGCAATTTTTACTTTTTCCATTGCAATGGTTGTTTGGGGAAGAAATGGTGACGGCTCCATTGACATATGA
- the psb29 gene encoding photosystem II biogenesis protein Psp29, translating into MSQHTLTLLRFTYKKLKAKLTVSDSKKLFHEEFPYVIPGLYKRIVDEILVELNLLNHQNEFKQDYLFCIGLTETFKELTKGYKPEKHLDLLFESLCISTNFEAKEIKEISKISQKEFSDKSSKDILKLLKEKSNSKLYPSRILNLGIYILISNSQDFKENNDIEKNKMISDIFEKLSLSRNKAEKDIGIYKSSISKMEQAKELIQEQRIKDKKKTL; encoded by the coding sequence TTGAGTCAACATACGCTAACCTTATTAAGGTTTACATATAAAAAATTGAAAGCAAAATTGACTGTTTCAGATAGCAAAAAGTTATTTCATGAAGAATTTCCATACGTTATTCCAGGCTTATATAAAAGAATAGTTGATGAAATTCTTGTCGAACTAAATCTTTTAAATCATCAAAATGAATTTAAACAAGATTATCTCTTTTGTATAGGTCTCACCGAAACATTCAAAGAATTAACGAAAGGATACAAGCCTGAAAAACATTTGGATCTACTTTTTGAATCTTTATGCATTTCTACAAATTTTGAAGCGAAAGAAATTAAGGAAATCTCCAAAATATCTCAAAAAGAATTTAGTGATAAGTCTTCAAAAGATATATTGAAATTATTAAAAGAAAAAAGCAATTCCAAACTTTATCCTTCAAGGATATTGAACTTAGGGATATATATATTAATTTCAAATTCTCAAGATTTCAAAGAAAACAATGATATTGAAAAAAATAAAATGATTTCTGATATTTTTGAGAAGTTAAGCTTATCTCGCAATAAAGCAGAAAAAGATATTGGAATTTACAAAAGCAGCATATCAAAAATGGAACAAGCAAAAGAGTTAATTCAAGAACAAAGAATAAAGGATAAGAAAAAAACGCTATAA
- the clpP gene encoding ATP-dependent Clp endopeptidase proteolytic subunit ClpP, protein MMIPLVLEESGGSERVFDIYSRLLRERIIFLGEQVTSETANRIVAQLLFLEAEDPDKDIYMYINSPGGSVYDGLGIFDTMQHVKPDIHTVCVGLAASMGAFLLAAGTKGKRSSLRHSRIMIHQPLGGARGQASDIRIQADEILFLKERLNTELSERTGKDYETIKEDTDRDFYMSPSEAVEYGLIDLVLDKKPVKV, encoded by the coding sequence ATTATGATCCCATTAGTTTTAGAAGAATCTGGCGGTAGTGAAAGAGTCTTTGATATCTATTCAAGATTATTAAGAGAGAGAATAATCTTTTTGGGAGAACAAGTTACTAGTGAAACTGCTAATAGAATTGTTGCTCAATTATTATTCCTTGAAGCAGAGGATCCAGACAAAGATATCTATATGTATATAAATTCCCCAGGAGGATCCGTCTATGATGGGCTAGGCATCTTTGACACAATGCAACATGTTAAGCCAGATATTCACACAGTTTGCGTGGGGTTGGCGGCTAGTATGGGTGCTTTTTTGTTGGCGGCAGGTACTAAAGGCAAAAGAAGCAGCCTTAGACATTCAAGAATAATGATTCATCAACCACTTGGAGGGGCCAGAGGCCAAGCCAGTGACATAAGAATTCAGGCAGATGAAATTCTGTTTTTAAAGGAACGTCTTAATACTGAATTATCAGAAAGAACTGGTAAAGATTATGAAACTATTAAAGAGGATACTGATAGAGATTTTTATATGTCTCCGAGTGAGGCTGTGGAGTATGGGTTAATAGATCTAGTATTAGATAAGAAACCTGTTAAAGTTTAA
- the ftsH gene encoding ATP-dependent zinc metalloprotease FtsH, translating into MNQKLKTIILWALPILLIIALSYQFLSSSNVDSLKSNGTTIAPRNSAVARVSYGRFLDYINSGKVTSVDIFEGGRNAVIETIDSDLDNKVQRLRVDLPGLTPELINNLKNEGISFDVHPVKTAPPALGILGNLLFPAILIGGLILLARRSNGMPGGPGQAMQFGKTKARFAMEAETGVVFDDVAGVNEAKQDLQEVVTFLKKPEKFTSVGARIPKGVLLVGPPGTGKTLLAKAIAGEAGVPFFSLSGSEFVEMFVGVGASRVRDLFKRAKENSPCLIFIDEIDAVGRQRGAGIGGGNDEREQTLNQLLTEMDGFEGNSGIIIIAATNRPDVLDSALMRPGRFDRQVTVDAPDIKGRLSILEVHARNKKLQEDLTLESIARRTPGFTGADLANLLNEAAILTARRRKDSISISEIDDSVDRIVAGMEGSPLTDGRSKRLIAYHEVGHALIGSLVKAHDPVQKVTVIPRGQAKGLTWFTPDDEQTLVSRAQLKARIMGALGGRAAEDVVFGKGEITTGAGGDFQQVASMARQMVTRFGMSNLGPIALEGGNQEVFVGRDLMTRSEVSDSISKQIDESVRVMVKECYKETYSIVSKNREAMDRIVDLLIEKETLDGEEFTRILSEFTTIPEKERTPQLLN; encoded by the coding sequence ATGAATCAGAAACTTAAAACAATAATTTTATGGGCCTTACCTATACTTTTAATAATTGCTCTTTCTTATCAATTTTTATCCTCTAGCAATGTTGATTCACTCAAATCAAATGGGACCACTATTGCGCCAAGAAACTCTGCAGTAGCAAGAGTTAGTTATGGTAGATTCTTAGACTATATAAATTCAGGAAAGGTTACATCAGTTGATATTTTTGAAGGTGGTAGAAATGCAGTTATAGAGACAATCGATTCGGATTTAGATAATAAAGTTCAAAGGTTGCGTGTAGATCTTCCTGGCTTAACACCAGAACTTATAAACAATTTAAAAAATGAAGGAATTAGTTTTGATGTACATCCTGTAAAAACTGCCCCACCTGCATTAGGAATTTTGGGTAATTTGCTTTTCCCAGCCATCTTAATTGGAGGTTTAATTTTATTAGCCCGGAGATCAAATGGTATGCCAGGGGGTCCTGGCCAAGCAATGCAATTTGGAAAGACAAAGGCCAGGTTTGCAATGGAAGCTGAAACAGGAGTTGTTTTTGACGATGTAGCAGGAGTTAATGAAGCTAAACAGGATTTACAAGAAGTTGTAACTTTTCTAAAAAAACCAGAGAAATTTACTTCTGTTGGAGCAAGAATCCCTAAAGGAGTTTTATTGGTGGGCCCACCTGGAACAGGAAAAACCCTTTTAGCAAAAGCGATTGCCGGAGAAGCAGGAGTGCCATTCTTCTCATTATCAGGTTCTGAATTTGTTGAGATGTTTGTTGGTGTCGGCGCAAGTAGAGTAAGAGACCTTTTTAAAAGAGCTAAAGAAAATAGTCCTTGTTTAATTTTTATTGATGAAATTGATGCTGTAGGAAGACAAAGAGGTGCTGGTATTGGAGGAGGTAACGATGAGAGGGAACAAACTCTCAATCAATTGCTCACTGAAATGGACGGATTCGAAGGGAATAGTGGAATAATAATAATTGCAGCTACTAACAGACCTGATGTTTTAGATTCAGCTCTAATGAGACCAGGTAGATTTGATAGACAGGTGACTGTAGACGCGCCTGATATTAAAGGAAGATTATCAATTCTTGAAGTTCATGCGAGGAATAAGAAACTTCAAGAAGATTTAACACTAGAAAGCATAGCAAGAAGGACTCCAGGTTTTACTGGAGCTGATCTAGCAAATCTACTAAATGAGGCAGCAATCCTAACTGCAAGGAGAAGGAAAGATTCTATAAGTATTTCAGAAATCGATGACTCTGTAGATAGAATTGTTGCAGGTATGGAGGGTTCTCCTTTAACAGATGGAAGGAGTAAAAGATTAATTGCCTACCATGAAGTTGGTCATGCTCTTATTGGCTCACTAGTAAAAGCTCATGATCCTGTTCAAAAAGTAACTGTCATTCCAAGGGGTCAAGCCAAGGGATTAACTTGGTTCACTCCTGATGATGAACAAACCCTTGTCAGCAGAGCTCAGCTAAAAGCAAGAATAATGGGCGCACTAGGTGGAAGAGCCGCCGAGGATGTTGTTTTTGGAAAAGGTGAAATTACAACAGGTGCAGGAGGTGATTTTCAACAGGTTGCTTCTATGGCACGACAAATGGTAACTAGATTTGGAATGAGTAATTTAGGCCCAATAGCTTTGGAGGGTGGCAACCAAGAAGTTTTTGTTGGTAGAGATCTAATGACTAGAAGTGAAGTTTCAGATTCTATCTCCAAACAAATTGATGAAAGTGTAAGAGTAATGGTTAAAGAATGTTATAAAGAAACTTATTCTATAGTCAGTAAAAATAGAGAAGCTATGGATAGAATTGTAGATTTACTAATAGAGAAAGAAACGTTAGATGGTGAGGAATTTACTAGAATTCTATCTGAATTCACTACCATTCCTGAGAAAGAGAGAACACCTCAATTATTAAATTAA
- a CDS encoding NAD(P)H dehydrogenase assembly family protein, translating into MKFEIKDKVKLIAPVSYLKTSDNMPMLRPPDLVAIEEIGEIISIKSLDTVEVKFRRGSFLIEIDRIERV; encoded by the coding sequence ATGAAATTTGAGATTAAAGATAAGGTTAAGTTGATTGCACCAGTATCCTACTTAAAGACGTCAGATAATATGCCAATGCTAAGACCTCCTGATTTAGTCGCAATTGAAGAAATTGGAGAAATCATATCAATAAAATCTCTAGATACTGTGGAAGTAAAGTTTAGAAGAGGATCCTTTCTGATAGAAATTGATAGGATTGAGAGAGTCTAA
- a CDS encoding M16 family metallopeptidase translates to MLKRYFLNHKQRNFSTASIWIKGGSDMDSVSKKGINKILCSLLTRGCEGFDNYFLSEYIESYGAELSQEVFEDGISISIKSLNEHFSKLFPLLDLIINKPILSEIEFQKVKKSSIDLIKKDKENPFNICFEKWRKLVYKSHPYAFNTIGNANDISKITYKDVLFEFKNFKSREKYLISNNSEIIGENLPTLEKKILKEKSVHLNYDVNPINRFDYKNNDSNQTIIMIGNQTCSRRSNEYLPLKVLESYLSYGMSAALFKLFREKNGITYDLGVYYPVRNGNAPFLIYLSVSNKNAVFAFELLSSLWKNLLLDRLIDDEIFLAKEKLKGSFLLGNQSLDEILQRKIQLISYGISPISEIDLNSKIDEISSLDIIKLTNKYFSKPFLSLSGNKKICLEIKTSWIKNF, encoded by the coding sequence ATGTTAAAAAGATATTTTTTAAATCATAAACAAAGAAATTTTTCTACTGCTTCAATTTGGATTAAAGGGGGTAGTGATATGGATAGTGTTAGCAAAAAAGGTATTAACAAGATCCTTTGTTCATTACTTACCCGCGGATGTGAAGGTTTTGATAATTACTTTCTATCTGAGTATATTGAATCCTATGGAGCAGAATTAAGTCAAGAAGTATTTGAAGATGGAATTTCAATAAGCATTAAATCCCTAAATGAACATTTCAGTAAATTATTTCCTTTATTAGATTTAATTATTAATAAGCCAATTCTCTCAGAAATTGAATTTCAAAAAGTAAAAAAGTCCTCTATTGATCTCATTAAAAAAGATAAAGAGAATCCATTCAATATTTGTTTTGAAAAATGGAGAAAACTAGTTTACAAAAGTCATCCTTACGCCTTCAATACAATTGGCAATGCAAATGATATCTCAAAAATTACCTATAAAGATGTTCTATTTGAGTTTAAAAATTTCAAAAGTAGAGAAAAATATTTAATTTCAAATAATTCAGAAATAATTGGAGAAAACTTACCAACATTAGAAAAAAAAATTCTAAAAGAAAAATCAGTACATTTAAATTACGATGTAAATCCTATAAATAGATTTGATTACAAAAATAATGATTCAAATCAAACAATCATAATGATAGGGAACCAAACTTGTTCGCGTAGAAGTAATGAATACTTGCCACTTAAAGTTTTGGAATCATATTTATCTTATGGAATGAGCGCTGCTTTATTTAAACTTTTTAGAGAAAAAAATGGAATCACTTATGATCTAGGTGTTTATTATCCTGTTAGGAATGGCAATGCACCATTTTTAATTTACTTATCAGTATCAAATAAAAATGCCGTTTTTGCTTTTGAACTTTTATCATCACTATGGAAAAATTTACTTTTAGACCGGTTGATTGATGATGAAATATTTTTAGCTAAAGAAAAATTAAAAGGTTCTTTTCTTTTGGGAAATCAATCTCTAGATGAAATTTTACAAAGAAAGATTCAGTTAATTAGTTATGGAATTTCACCTATTTCAGAAATTGATTTAAATTCAAAAATAGACGAAATATCTTCATTAGATATTATTAAATTGACTAATAAATATTTTTCGAAACCTTTCTTAAGTCTATCTGGGAATAAAAAAATTTGTTTAGAAATTAAAACTAGTTGGATCAAAAACTTTTAG
- a CDS encoding M16 family metallopeptidase, protein MNVGEVNYYTHSSKTRCVFVDNKELPLVSIDIWCKAGSSFEEVDKNGTAHFLEHMIFKGSNNIMPGEFDHKIESLGGLSNASTGYDDVHYHVLIPPNNFRESLALLTNIVVSPNFNPDEFIKEKGVVIDEIKQQNDQPEEKLFNYFLKRVWISSDYANSILGTENSIRKLEINDLEKFHRKHYTSEKICMAIAGNLSGEIYKIFENSDLSGIKKNPKNKDPNLLNLENKPFLKIRNGRELINFDNLEFSRIFMAWFIPNLNDQKTIIGLEILASVLSVGRNSRLVKFLKEDNNLVESVYVDVNAGELGGLFILEATCEPKDIYLVENEILKIIDEISDSKALTLDEIKKAINIVKSNYVFNLETSSQLSAFFGNELLWGRKSSINNLKGHLKYWKDLGNFKEIINYIHGDKFTLIVSPSKC, encoded by the coding sequence ATGAATGTAGGAGAGGTTAACTACTATACCCATTCAAGCAAAACTAGATGTGTATTTGTGGATAATAAAGAATTACCGCTTGTAAGCATTGATATTTGGTGCAAAGCAGGTTCTTCATTTGAGGAAGTTGATAAAAATGGCACTGCTCATTTTCTAGAGCATATGATTTTTAAAGGATCTAACAACATAATGCCAGGTGAATTTGATCATAAAATTGAATCACTTGGCGGATTAAGCAATGCCTCAACAGGTTATGATGATGTACATTACCATGTCCTCATTCCACCAAATAACTTTAGAGAATCACTTGCTCTTTTGACAAATATTGTCGTTTCTCCAAATTTTAATCCTGATGAGTTTATAAAAGAAAAAGGGGTGGTCATTGATGAAATCAAACAACAGAATGATCAGCCCGAAGAAAAATTATTTAATTACTTTTTGAAAAGGGTTTGGATAAGTTCTGATTATGCCAATTCTATTCTCGGAACTGAAAATAGTATTAGAAAATTGGAGATAAATGACCTTGAAAAATTTCATAGAAAACATTATACATCCGAAAAAATTTGCATGGCAATTGCCGGGAATCTCTCTGGAGAAATATATAAAATTTTTGAAAACAGTGATCTATCTGGGATAAAGAAAAATCCAAAGAATAAAGATCCAAATTTACTAAATCTTGAAAATAAACCTTTTTTAAAAATTAGGAATGGTAGAGAGTTAATTAATTTTGATAATTTAGAGTTTTCAAGAATATTTATGGCATGGTTTATCCCAAACCTCAATGATCAAAAAACGATTATTGGATTAGAGATATTAGCATCAGTACTCTCTGTAGGAAGAAACAGCAGGTTAGTAAAATTTTTAAAAGAGGACAATAATCTTGTTGAATCAGTATATGTAGATGTAAATGCTGGTGAATTAGGTGGATTATTTATCTTGGAAGCAACTTGTGAACCCAAAGATATTTATTTAGTAGAAAACGAGATTCTTAAAATAATAGATGAAATCTCAGATTCTAAAGCTTTGACTTTGGATGAAATAAAAAAAGCCATAAATATAGTCAAAAGCAATTATGTTTTTAATCTAGAGACATCTTCACAGCTTTCTGCATTCTTTGGGAATGAACTTCTTTGGGGGAGAAAATCTTCGATCAATAATTTAAAAGGTCATTTAAAGTATTGGAAGGATTTGGGGAATTTTAAAGAGATCATAAATTATATTCATGGAGATAAATTCACCTTAATAGTATCCCCTAGTAAATGTTAA
- a CDS encoding phycocyanobilin:ferredoxin oxidoreductase, with the protein MLSESLTKTKLTDPLILELLQNIREHRSMLEDLKSIKVDPELSNIISNEIGRELYIENEFHKARGFRKLHIEVAEFSKNLKILHCVFFPDPKFDIPIFGMDLVKINDIVSAAIVDLSPASQNQGVKYEKFLSKVDKSSFTSLREIPKWGEIFSENVFFASLKSKSEENDFCKVVDEYLSILIKLSKEAKPEFKEEIIKERKNYQKNYCVQQMKNEKTSMVLLKYFDEKWVNNYIKTVLFDF; encoded by the coding sequence TTGTTGTCTGAATCTTTAACTAAAACTAAATTAACAGACCCTCTAATTTTGGAATTGTTGCAAAATATTAGAGAGCATAGATCTATGCTTGAGGACCTTAAGAGTATTAAAGTTGATCCAGAACTTTCTAATATAATATCCAACGAAATAGGCAGAGAACTTTATATAGAAAACGAATTTCATAAAGCAAGAGGATTTAGAAAACTGCATATTGAAGTTGCAGAATTTTCAAAGAATCTTAAAATTTTGCATTGCGTTTTTTTCCCTGATCCAAAGTTTGATATCCCAATTTTCGGAATGGATTTAGTAAAAATAAATGATATCGTTTCGGCTGCCATTGTTGATTTATCGCCGGCATCTCAAAATCAAGGTGTGAAATATGAAAAATTTCTTTCTAAAGTTGATAAAAGTTCCTTCACCTCATTGAGAGAGATTCCTAAATGGGGTGAGATTTTTTCTGAAAATGTATTTTTTGCTTCTTTAAAAAGTAAATCTGAGGAAAATGATTTTTGCAAAGTTGTGGATGAATACCTCTCTATTTTGATCAAATTAAGTAAAGAAGCTAAACCAGAGTTTAAGGAGGAAATTATTAAAGAGAGAAAAAATTATCAAAAGAATTATTGCGTGCAACAAATGAAAAATGAAAAGACTAGTATGGTTCTTTTAAAATATTTTGATGAAAAATGGGTCAATAATTATATAAAAACAGTACTCTTTGATTTTTAA
- a CDS encoding HlyD family efflux transporter periplasmic adaptor subunit encodes MKLKTFKNFFIYFLLFTPLSLGVISCSSNNKSNSKLKEEITAEFIQPITAVAALGQLSPSGEIRQLAAPISQFGSSPRIIEILVKEGDFVKKGDILAIFENREKLISDLERNKNLINTVNDEIVLKKDQIQRYELALSKDAYSFVQLSQRKDELLKLQKQKINLIGDKKNIKIDLFNSKLRSPIDGFILGINTRVGERPKNEGILDIGSSQKMEALIEVYESDIDRVFISQNVELSSENGGFQKNLKGKVIRISPQVKQRKVLSTDPTGDADSRIIEVLVKLDQDSIDIVQNYAGMKVIAKFIP; translated from the coding sequence ATGAAATTAAAAACATTTAAAAATTTTTTTATTTATTTTTTGTTATTCACACCATTATCTCTTGGAGTTATTTCCTGCTCTAGCAATAATAAATCTAATTCCAAATTAAAAGAGGAAATAACTGCAGAATTTATACAACCTATTACAGCTGTTGCAGCATTAGGTCAACTTTCTCCTTCGGGAGAGATTAGACAATTAGCAGCTCCGATAAGTCAGTTTGGCTCGTCCCCTCGAATAATTGAAATCTTAGTAAAAGAGGGAGATTTTGTAAAAAAAGGTGATATACTCGCTATTTTTGAAAACAGAGAAAAGTTAATTTCTGATCTTGAAAGGAATAAAAATCTGATTAATACTGTTAACGACGAAATTGTCTTAAAGAAAGATCAAATTCAAAGGTATGAGTTGGCTTTGAGCAAAGATGCATATTCTTTTGTACAGTTGTCGCAGAGAAAAGATGAATTATTAAAGTTGCAAAAACAAAAAATAAATTTAATCGGAGATAAAAAAAATATCAAGATAGATTTGTTTAATTCAAAACTAAGGAGCCCAATTGATGGATTTATACTTGGTATAAATACCAGAGTTGGTGAGAGACCTAAAAATGAAGGGATCTTAGATATTGGTTCTAGTCAAAAGATGGAAGCTTTAATAGAGGTTTATGAATCTGATATCGATAGAGTCTTTATCTCTCAGAATGTTGAATTGAGTAGTGAGAATGGAGGCTTCCAAAAGAATCTTAAAGGTAAGGTAATTAGGATAAGCCCTCAGGTAAAACAAAGAAAAGTTTTATCTACCGATCCAACAGGAGATGCTGATTCGCGAATTATCGAGGTACTCGTCAAACTAGATCAAGATTCTATAGATATTGTGCAAAATTATGCAGGAATGAAAGTGATTGCAAAATTTATTCCCTAA
- the devC gene encoding ABC transporter permease DevC: MSFSIFKYRKIPLAWLLLTRQPLRLVVAIAGISFAGILMFMQLGFRDGLFDTSVTIHKLLDADLVLISPRSKSSISMSGFPKRRLIQTLAVEDVEKTAPVNLNYLLWRNPENLKTRSILALGFNPTDSLLLDDGFSRKAYKLRNPSRVLFDKLSRPEFGPIEEWFLSDQKVETEVAGKRVIVEGLVELGPSFGADGNLITSRETFLRLFPANPPGSIEIGLVKLKKGSDPKLISKILNNSLPNDVKVLTKNEFIEFEKNYWKNSTAIGFIFSLGALMGFVVGCVVVYQILYSDVTDHLPEYATLLAMGYRLKSLFFVVAREGFLLALFGYLPAYFSGKILYLVIRNSTKLPIIMDADKTILIFVLVLVMCMGSAGIAMRKLVDADPAEIF, encoded by the coding sequence ATGAGTTTTTCTATTTTTAAATATAGAAAAATTCCATTAGCTTGGTTGTTATTAACTAGGCAACCATTAAGGTTGGTAGTTGCTATTGCAGGAATAAGTTTTGCAGGAATTTTGATGTTTATGCAATTAGGTTTCAGAGATGGCTTATTTGATACGAGCGTAACTATTCATAAACTTTTAGATGCTGATTTAGTTTTAATAAGTCCCAGATCAAAAAGTTCTATAAGTATGAGTGGCTTCCCAAAAAGAAGGTTGATTCAAACTCTTGCTGTAGAAGATGTTGAAAAAACTGCTCCTGTAAATCTAAATTATTTACTTTGGAGAAATCCTGAAAATCTAAAAACTAGATCGATACTCGCATTAGGTTTCAATCCCACTGATTCACTTCTTTTAGATGATGGATTCTCAAGGAAAGCTTATAAATTGAGAAATCCATCGAGAGTTCTTTTTGACAAACTTTCTAGACCTGAATTTGGACCAATTGAAGAATGGTTTTTATCAGATCAAAAAGTTGAAACTGAAGTTGCAGGGAAAAGAGTAATTGTTGAAGGTCTTGTGGAGTTGGGACCATCTTTCGGTGCAGACGGTAATTTGATAACTAGCCGAGAAACATTTTTAAGACTTTTTCCTGCAAATCCTCCTGGAAGTATAGAAATTGGTTTAGTAAAGCTTAAAAAAGGTTCTGATCCTAAATTGATTTCAAAAATTCTAAACAACTCACTACCTAATGATGTTAAAGTTCTGACAAAAAATGAATTTATAGAATTTGAGAAGAATTATTGGAAAAATAGTACTGCAATAGGTTTTATATTTAGTTTGGGAGCTTTGATGGGTTTCGTTGTAGGATGCGTTGTTGTTTATCAAATCCTTTATAGTGACGTTACAGACCACCTCCCAGAGTACGCCACTTTATTGGCTATGGGGTATAGACTTAAGTCTCTCTTCTTTGTAGTAGCTAGAGAGGGTTTTTTGTTGGCATTGTTTGGTTATTTACCAGCTTATTTCTCTGGTAAAATCCTTTACTTAGTTATAAGGAACTCCACTAAACTGCCAATAATAATGGATGCAGATAAAACGATTTTAATTTTTGTATTAGTTTTAGTTATGTGTATGGGGTCTGCTGGTATTGCTATGCGTAAATTAGTTGATGCCGATCCTGCCGAAATTTTCTAA
- a CDS encoding DevA family ABC transporter ATP-binding protein, with protein sequence MSKANKLKKNIDNLKTVSINNLSHFYGKNENKKQVLNDVNLNIDKGELVLLKGPSGCGKTTLLTLIGALRTCQSGDLTVLNNQLNGASRKTCEILRRSIGMIFQGHNLLRCLTAEQNVQMGADLIKGLTYLQRREIARNWLSAVGLEDHHKKFPNDLSGGQKQRVAIARALSANPKLLLADEPTSALDSVTGREIVTLLRKLAKEQNCSVLMVTHDPRISDMADRILNMEDGKIFSAHSELI encoded by the coding sequence ATGTCTAAAGCTAATAAATTAAAAAAAAATATAGACAACTTAAAAACAGTTTCAATAAATAATTTGAGTCACTTTTATGGGAAAAATGAAAATAAAAAACAAGTTCTTAATGATGTTAATTTAAATATTGATAAAGGAGAGTTAGTCCTTTTAAAAGGACCTTCCGGATGTGGTAAAACGACTCTCTTAACCTTAATTGGTGCTTTAAGAACCTGTCAAAGTGGGGATTTAACTGTATTAAATAATCAGTTAAATGGAGCATCAAGAAAGACCTGTGAGATTCTCAGAAGAAGTATTGGCATGATTTTTCAAGGTCATAATCTGCTGAGATGTTTAACAGCTGAACAAAATGTTCAAATGGGTGCCGATTTAATAAAAGGTTTAACATATTTGCAAAGACGTGAAATAGCACGAAATTGGTTGTCAGCAGTAGGATTAGAAGATCATCATAAAAAGTTTCCCAATGACTTATCAGGTGGTCAGAAACAGAGAGTAGCAATTGCCCGAGCTTTATCTGCTAACCCAAAACTTTTACTAGCTGATGAGCCGACTTCTGCTTTAGATAGCGTCACAGGAAGGGAAATAGTAACCCTATTAAGAAAATTAGCGAAAGAGCAAAATTGTTCTGTACTTATGGTGACTCACGATCCAAGAATTTCTGATATGGCGGATAGGATATTAAATATGGAAGATGGTAAAATATTTAGTGCTCATAGTGAGCTAATATAG